One part of the Sciurus carolinensis chromosome 4, mSciCar1.2, whole genome shotgun sequence genome encodes these proteins:
- the Sem1 gene encoding 26S proteasome complex subunit SEM1, whose amino-acid sequence MSEKKQPVDLGLLEEDDEFEEFPAEDWAGLDEDEDAHVWEDNWDDDNVEDDFSNQLRAELEKHGYKMETS is encoded by the coding sequence ATGTCAGAGAAAAAACAGCCGGTAGACTTGGGTCTTCTAGAGGAGGACGACGAGTTCGAGGAGTTCCCTGCCGAAGACTGGGCTGGTTTAGACGAAGATGAGGATGCACATGTCTGGGAGGATAATTGGGATGATGACAATGTAGAGGATGACTTCTCCAATCAGTTACGAGCTGAACTAGAGAAACATGGTTATAAGATGGAGACTTCATAG